A single Acidobacteriota bacterium DNA region contains:
- a CDS encoding 6-bladed beta-propeller has protein sequence MTTGDGVGGAFLLERARIGSDSEPGFVLGNPAAIAVDRERRVYVADMASMTVKVFDEAGGPLRRFGGRGRDPGKFLTIGPMALIGPGELAIVDDARGALSTWSTDGEFLGELTLPDDAHDIGQVEPWGPESLLLLYDSSERGRMRAEDKRGLLFHQTSRTSLATEFQFGTAELGFNHDPTPELHFESFRPPGSFARIGPGEIAYSPAFYEGNLYLFGQEDANGPWRFRGVLAGFQPSGRALEQLQPAGGVLKNLAATVYSDRGVQHFRAVHTSLGLFSTRAGSLVHFLRVRFEQGRDAILMQTFSSTGESLFCQQSNLLTKELLEGGLEHEVLAMDDRRQVYVVSRTPDWRVPTVRVFEVRPGNDD, from the coding sequence ATGACAACGGGAGACGGAGTCGGAGGCGCTTTCCTCCTCGAAAGGGCGCGGATCGGCAGCGACTCCGAGCCCGGCTTCGTGCTCGGAAACCCAGCCGCGATCGCCGTCGATCGGGAGCGACGCGTCTACGTCGCCGACATGGCCAGCATGACGGTCAAGGTGTTCGACGAAGCCGGCGGTCCGCTGCGTCGTTTTGGCGGTCGCGGCCGCGATCCCGGCAAGTTCCTCACGATCGGGCCGATGGCCCTGATCGGCCCCGGCGAACTGGCGATCGTGGACGACGCGCGGGGCGCTCTCTCCACCTGGTCGACCGACGGAGAGTTTCTCGGTGAGTTGACCCTGCCGGACGACGCGCACGACATCGGCCAGGTCGAGCCGTGGGGTCCCGAATCCCTGCTTCTGCTCTACGACAGCAGCGAGCGGGGGCGCATGCGCGCCGAGGACAAGAGAGGTCTGTTGTTCCACCAGACGAGCCGCACCTCACTGGCCACGGAGTTCCAGTTCGGAACCGCCGAACTGGGGTTCAACCACGATCCGACGCCGGAGCTTCACTTCGAGTCCTTCAGGCCGCCCGGCTCCTTCGCCAGGATCGGGCCCGGCGAGATCGCCTACTCGCCCGCCTTCTACGAGGGCAACCTCTATCTGTTCGGCCAGGAAGACGCCAACGGTCCGTGGCGCTTTCGTGGCGTGCTGGCCGGCTTCCAACCCTCCGGAAGAGCCCTCGAGCAGCTACAGCCAGCGGGTGGAGTCCTCAAGAACCTCGCCGCGACGGTCTACTCGGACCGCGGTGTCCAGCACTTCCGGGCCGTCCACACCAGCCTGGGCCTGTTCTCGACCCGTGCCGGTTCGCTCGTCCACTTCCTTCGCGTCCGCTTCGAGCAGGGCCGAGACGCGATCCTGATGCAGACGTTCTCGTCGACCGGCGAGTCGCTCTTCTGCCAGCAGAGCAACCTCCTGACGAAGGAGCTGCTCGAAGGAGGACTCGAGCACGAAGTCCTGGCCATGGACGACCGGCGGCAGGTCTACGTCGTCAGCCGGACGCCGGACTGGCGCGTGCCGACGGTCCGCGTGTTCGAGGTGCGGCCGGGCAACGACGACTAG
- a CDS encoding Nramp family divalent metal transporter gives MAPPATFRERLKYLGPSLIVTGAVIGSGELVLTTSLGAVAGFTLLWWMLLSCWCKSLIQAEMARYTIESGDTYLRAMNRLPGRIWRISWPIWLGLIAYVPGTMGLGGIIGGAGQSMSFLASLGNIELDGVLCTGLIAVAGSIILGTGSYKWLERVMLPLVIAFTFCTLICLIAMQFTEFRTTPGEILGGMKPDMTLFVAVAALALSAYGYTGTTSGDISSYTYWCVEKGYPSFLGADRNDPNWESHARGWMRVLHTDVWLALIIVTCATIPYYILGAGVLNKMGLTPEGNDETIGALSNIFTQTLGLWAVWIFAIGAFCILFSTVLSGAGGGGRTIPDYLMEMGLIERSNLALRKKIIRGYLVCLPLAAFGIYYFVTDFVILIMVGGLTSAIFLPIQAGATLWLQRTRMDPRIRPRRLTYIGIWVVFAFEAAMALLVIRYVVLADQFDWLFGYLFG, from the coding sequence GTGGCCCCTCCGGCGACCTTCCGGGAGCGGCTGAAGTACCTCGGACCGAGCCTGATCGTCACCGGCGCCGTGATCGGCTCCGGCGAGCTCGTGCTGACGACGAGCCTGGGCGCGGTCGCCGGTTTCACCCTGCTCTGGTGGATGCTCCTCTCCTGCTGGTGCAAGTCGCTGATCCAGGCGGAGATGGCGCGCTACACGATCGAGTCGGGCGACACCTACCTGCGAGCGATGAACCGGCTGCCGGGACGCATCTGGAGGATCTCCTGGCCGATCTGGCTGGGGCTGATCGCTTACGTCCCGGGGACGATGGGACTGGGCGGCATCATCGGCGGCGCCGGCCAGTCGATGTCCTTCCTCGCCTCGCTGGGGAACATCGAGCTCGACGGGGTTCTCTGCACCGGTCTCATCGCCGTCGCCGGTTCGATCATCCTCGGCACCGGCTCCTACAAGTGGCTCGAACGCGTGATGCTGCCTCTGGTCATCGCATTCACGTTCTGCACGCTGATCTGCCTGATCGCGATGCAGTTCACCGAGTTCCGGACCACGCCGGGCGAGATCCTCGGCGGCATGAAGCCGGACATGACCCTGTTCGTCGCCGTCGCGGCCCTCGCGCTTTCGGCCTACGGCTACACCGGCACGACCTCGGGCGACATCTCGTCCTACACCTACTGGTGCGTCGAAAAGGGCTACCCGAGCTTCCTCGGCGCCGACCGCAACGACCCGAACTGGGAATCCCACGCTCGCGGCTGGATGCGGGTGCTCCACACCGACGTCTGGCTGGCCCTGATCATCGTCACCTGCGCCACGATCCCCTACTACATCCTCGGCGCCGGGGTGCTGAACAAGATGGGGCTGACGCCGGAGGGGAACGACGAGACGATCGGGGCCCTCTCCAACATCTTCACCCAGACCCTGGGGCTCTGGGCGGTGTGGATCTTCGCGATCGGCGCCTTCTGCATCCTGTTCTCCACCGTCCTCTCTGGAGCGGGCGGCGGCGGCCGGACGATCCCGGACTACCTGATGGAGATGGGCCTGATCGAGCGCTCCAACCTGGCGCTGCGCAAGAAGATCATCCGCGGTTACCTGGTCTGCCTGCCGCTGGCCGCCTTCGGGATCTACTACTTCGTCACCGACTTCGTCATCCTGATCATGGTCGGCGGCCTGACCTCGGCGATCTTCCTGCCGATTCAGGCCGGCGCCACGCTGTGGCTGCAGCGGACGCGGATGGACCCGCGGATACGGCCCCGCCGGTTGACCTACATCGGCATCTGGGTCGTCTTCGCGTTCGAGGCCGCGATGGCGCTCCTGGTCATCCGCTACGTCGTGCTGGCCGACCAGTTCGACTGGCTGTTCGGCTACCTGTTCGGCTGA
- a CDS encoding pyrroloquinoline quinone-dependent dehydrogenase, with amino-acid sequence MAALGVLLFCTGAQAQYGAEDGEWRHHGGDDGFTRYTALDQIDGSNFGRLEPAWKWSSADSRIEANSPYRRQVFRSSPLVIDGRLYIPTELSQVAALDAATGEELWVYDPKSYERGKPAQNNYYTRGLEYWSDGEQERLFIATIGKQLISIDPATGLPDRGFGEDGVVELSRNLGRENIVLRNISHGQPVIVVGGTIVVGSRIYDFPLQNNNPPGHVRGYDVRTGEFKWRFHTIPQEGEDFVETWENDSWKITGNANVWAPMTADQELGYVYLATSTPTSDYYGGLRHGDNVYSESLICVDAATGERVWHFQTVHHGVWDYDIASAPNLIDIVVEGKLIKAVAQVSKTAFTYVFDRATGEPVWPIEERPVPWESTVPGEKLAKTQPFPTKPPAFDRQGVSEDDLIDFTPELRAEALELAEKFILGPMFMPLIRRGEGGKEAILAVPGAGGGANHPGAAADPETGMLYVQSSTRPSGMALVEPDGARSFWPYVLDRVSTAGPRGLPLLKPPYRRITAIDLNRGDIAWQAPLGDGPRNHPAIRHLNLGPLGGRSSSAVTEGGILVTKTLVVTHAARFEVYNDRSTVLGSSLQAYDKFTGELLAEVLTERALHGAPVSYMQDGRQFIAVTGGGMTEPAEIIAFALPESEAP; translated from the coding sequence GTGGCGGCTCTTGGCGTCCTGCTCTTCTGCACCGGTGCCCAGGCACAGTACGGCGCCGAGGACGGCGAGTGGCGCCATCACGGCGGCGACGACGGCTTCACGCGCTACACGGCGCTCGACCAGATCGACGGCTCGAACTTCGGCCGGCTCGAACCGGCGTGGAAGTGGTCGTCCGCTGATTCGCGGATCGAGGCGAACTCGCCATACCGGCGGCAGGTGTTCCGGTCCTCGCCGCTCGTCATCGACGGACGCCTCTACATCCCGACCGAGTTGAGCCAGGTCGCGGCGCTCGACGCCGCGACCGGCGAGGAACTCTGGGTCTACGACCCGAAGAGCTACGAGCGCGGCAAGCCGGCGCAGAACAACTACTACACGCGCGGCCTCGAGTACTGGAGCGACGGCGAGCAGGAACGCCTGTTCATCGCCACGATCGGCAAGCAGCTCATCTCGATCGACCCGGCCACCGGGCTGCCCGACCGCGGCTTCGGCGAGGACGGGGTGGTCGAGCTGTCCCGCAACCTCGGCCGCGAGAACATCGTGCTCCGCAACATCAGCCACGGCCAGCCGGTGATCGTCGTCGGGGGCACGATCGTCGTCGGCTCGCGCATCTACGACTTCCCGCTCCAAAACAACAACCCGCCCGGCCACGTGCGCGGCTACGACGTGCGGACCGGCGAGTTCAAGTGGCGCTTCCACACGATCCCCCAGGAGGGCGAGGACTTCGTGGAGACCTGGGAGAACGACTCCTGGAAGATCACGGGCAACGCGAACGTATGGGCGCCGATGACCGCCGACCAGGAGCTGGGCTACGTCTACCTGGCCACCAGCACGCCGACAAGCGACTACTACGGCGGGCTCCGGCACGGCGACAACGTGTACTCCGAGAGCCTGATCTGCGTCGACGCCGCGACCGGCGAACGGGTCTGGCACTTCCAGACGGTCCACCACGGTGTCTGGGACTACGACATCGCCTCGGCGCCGAACCTGATCGACATCGTGGTCGAGGGCAAGCTGATCAAGGCGGTCGCCCAGGTCTCGAAGACCGCCTTCACGTACGTCTTCGACCGCGCGACCGGCGAGCCGGTGTGGCCGATCGAGGAGCGGCCCGTTCCCTGGGAAAGCACGGTCCCGGGCGAGAAGCTGGCGAAGACCCAGCCGTTCCCGACGAAGCCGCCGGCGTTCGACCGCCAGGGAGTCAGCGAGGACGACCTGATCGACTTCACGCCGGAGCTGCGGGCCGAGGCGCTCGAACTCGCGGAGAAGTTCATCCTCGGGCCGATGTTCATGCCGCTGATCCGCCGCGGCGAGGGCGGCAAGGAGGCGATCCTGGCCGTGCCCGGCGCCGGCGGCGGCGCCAACCATCCGGGGGCCGCTGCCGACCCGGAGACCGGGATGCTCTACGTCCAGTCGTCGACCCGGCCCTCGGGGATGGCACTGGTCGAGCCGGACGGAGCGCGGAGCTTCTGGCCCTATGTGCTCGACCGCGTGTCGACGGCCGGGCCGCGCGGCCTGCCCCTGCTCAAGCCGCCGTACCGTCGCATTACGGCGATCGACCTGAACCGGGGCGACATCGCCTGGCAGGCGCCGCTCGGCGACGGGCCGCGCAACCATCCCGCGATTCGCCACCTGAACCTGGGACCGCTGGGCGGACGCTCGTCGAGCGCGGTGACGGAGGGCGGCATCCTGGTCACGAAGACGCTCGTCGTCACGCATGCCGCGCGCTTCGAGGTCTACAACGACCGCTCGACGGTGCTCGGCAGTTCGCTCCAGGCCTACGACAAGTTCACCGGCGAACTGCTGGCCGAAGTGCTCACCGAGCGCGCGCTGCACGGCGCGCCGGTCAGCTACATGCAGGACGGCCGGCAGTTCATCGCCGTCACCGGCGGCGGCATGACCGAGCCGGCGGAGATAATCGCTTTCGCCCTGCCGGAGAGCGAGGCTCCTTAG
- a CDS encoding DUF4143 domain-containing protein — protein sequence MVPRFCRLPEQSFFLFGPRGTGKSTWLQDQLPDALYLDLLDPALYRALRARPERLRQMIDAEPDRSDVVIDEVQRVPELLTVVHSVLESPDTRRFALTGSSARKLRRGGVDLLGGRAFYRTMHPFMAAETPDFSLDRALAVGLLPLVTRAPDPEEMLEAYAGLYLEQEVQTEGIVRDVGAFARFLEAVSFSHGAQLNVASVARECEVPRRTASGYVAILEDLLLAFRLPVFRRRARRKTVVHDKLYLFDAGVFRALRPTGPLDSRAETEGPALEGLVAQHLRAWAAYSEGTSKLFFWRTRGGSEIDFVVYGGAGFWAFEVKNSQTAHRSDLRALRAFLADYPEAQAALLYRGADRLLVDDVLCVPVGEFLHGVVPDRPLLK from the coding sequence ATAGTCCCGCGCTTCTGCAGGCTACCGGAGCAGAGTTTCTTCCTCTTCGGGCCTCGGGGGACGGGTAAGTCGACCTGGCTGCAGGACCAGCTTCCGGACGCCCTCTATCTGGATCTTCTCGACCCGGCTCTCTACAGGGCTCTCCGGGCTCGCCCGGAACGCCTGCGCCAGATGATCGACGCAGAACCGGACCGCAGCGACGTGGTCATCGACGAAGTCCAGCGCGTGCCCGAGCTTCTCACGGTGGTCCACTCCGTACTGGAGTCGCCGGACACGCGGAGATTCGCGCTCACCGGATCAAGCGCGAGGAAGCTCCGCCGAGGGGGCGTCGATCTCCTCGGGGGCCGAGCCTTCTACAGGACGATGCATCCCTTCATGGCCGCGGAGACGCCGGACTTCTCCCTGGACCGAGCACTCGCCGTCGGACTCCTGCCCCTGGTGACCCGCGCGCCGGATCCCGAAGAGATGCTCGAGGCGTATGCTGGGCTCTACCTGGAGCAGGAAGTCCAGACCGAGGGCATCGTTCGCGATGTCGGGGCTTTCGCCCGCTTCCTCGAAGCCGTCAGCTTCTCGCACGGTGCCCAGCTCAACGTAGCCTCCGTCGCCAGGGAGTGCGAAGTACCGCGCCGCACCGCCTCCGGCTACGTTGCCATCCTGGAGGATCTGCTTCTGGCCTTCCGCCTTCCCGTGTTTCGCCGGCGGGCGCGCCGCAAGACAGTCGTCCACGACAAGCTCTACCTCTTCGACGCCGGGGTCTTTCGAGCGCTCCGCCCAACCGGACCGCTGGACAGTCGAGCCGAAACAGAGGGCCCCGCCCTCGAAGGTCTTGTGGCGCAGCATCTCCGCGCCTGGGCCGCCTACTCGGAGGGGACCTCCAAGCTGTTCTTCTGGCGCACGCGAGGCGGTTCGGAGATCGACTTCGTGGTCTACGGAGGGGCCGGCTTCTGGGCCTTCGAGGTCAAGAACTCACAAACCGCGCACCGAAGCGACCTGCGTGCGCTCAGGGCCTTCCTGGCCGACTACCCGGAAGCTCAGGCCGCCCTGCTCTACCGCGGCGCCGACCGTCTTCTGGTCGACGATGTCCTCTGCGTGCCGGTGGGCGAATTCCTGCACGGCGTCGTTCCTGATCGACCTCTGCTCAAGTAA
- a CDS encoding amidohydrolase family protein has translation MTEKDTDWVRRRPRRHPAPLRPLAVASLVALAACAPSQPAIDGAGTITIAGATLIDGTGAPPVEDAVVIVRGDRIEHAGSRADVPVPEGGEVVDATGKFLIPGLVDLHNHYRDGLEEWSWALQLHAGVLTVRSLGSDHGQTPAMIGEARAGNVPAPRIFTAGVGFTHPEGFPPGKLGPATEEEAREMVRELAAQEVDLIKMWVDTFLDTRPKIEPEIRSAIADEAAQHGIPVAAHVFFENDVWQLVDAGVRFFVHGVRDEEVDDEFVAMALEKGLSFAPALGQAKTFWWVAEHPELLDDEEFRAGIQPPAFERLLDPENRAAMLESESTARRRVAYDYVTRFVRRMNEAGVALTVGSDSGAGNIAYGWGTHHELETLVEDAGLTPLEALAAAGAAAASELTDDPDFGSVAEGMAADLVLLTADPLADIRDTRRIDRVMQAGVWLERGLPEFPLRE, from the coding sequence TTGACTGAGAAAGACACAGACTGGGTGCGCCGGCGCCCTCGCCGGCATCCGGCTCCGCTCCGGCCTCTCGCCGTCGCCTCACTCGTCGCCCTGGCCGCCTGCGCCCCAAGCCAGCCCGCCATCGACGGCGCCGGCACCATCACGATCGCCGGCGCCACCCTGATCGACGGCACCGGCGCACCGCCGGTCGAGGACGCCGTCGTCATCGTCCGCGGCGACCGGATCGAGCATGCCGGTTCACGCGCCGACGTGCCGGTGCCCGAGGGCGGAGAAGTCGTCGACGCCACGGGCAAGTTCCTGATCCCCGGTCTCGTCGACCTCCACAACCACTACCGCGACGGCCTGGAGGAGTGGTCCTGGGCGTTGCAACTCCACGCCGGCGTGCTGACCGTCCGCAGCCTCGGTTCCGACCACGGCCAGACGCCGGCGATGATCGGCGAGGCACGTGCCGGCAACGTGCCGGCCCCTCGCATCTTCACTGCGGGAGTGGGATTCACGCACCCCGAGGGCTTCCCGCCGGGCAAGCTGGGTCCGGCCACCGAAGAGGAAGCCCGCGAGATGGTGCGCGAGCTAGCCGCCCAGGAAGTCGACCTGATCAAGATGTGGGTCGACACCTTCCTCGACACGCGGCCGAAGATCGAGCCGGAGATCCGCTCCGCGATCGCCGACGAAGCCGCTCAGCACGGCATCCCGGTTGCCGCGCACGTCTTCTTCGAGAACGACGTCTGGCAACTGGTCGACGCTGGGGTCCGCTTCTTCGTCCACGGCGTGCGCGACGAGGAGGTCGACGACGAGTTCGTCGCCATGGCGCTGGAGAAGGGGCTCTCGTTCGCGCCCGCTCTCGGCCAGGCCAAGACCTTCTGGTGGGTCGCCGAGCACCCCGAGTTGCTCGACGACGAGGAGTTCCGGGCCGGCATCCAGCCGCCGGCGTTCGAGAGACTGCTCGATCCCGAGAACCGGGCAGCGATGCTGGAAAGCGAGTCGACCGCCAGGCGCCGCGTCGCCTACGACTACGTGACGAGGTTCGTCCGCCGCATGAACGAAGCCGGAGTCGCGCTCACCGTCGGCTCCGACAGCGGCGCCGGCAACATCGCGTACGGCTGGGGCACCCACCATGAACTGGAAACCCTCGTCGAGGACGCCGGCTTGACGCCGCTCGAAGCCCTGGCGGCCGCCGGCGCGGCCGCGGCCTCTGAACTCACCGACGACCCCGACTTCGGCTCGGTCGCCGAGGGCATGGCCGCGGACCTGGTTCTGCTCACCGCCGATCCCCTGGCGGACATCCGCGATACGCGGCGGATCGATCGCGTGATGCAGGCGGGCGTGTGGCTCGAACGCGGGCTGCCGGAGTTCCCCCTGCGCGAGTAG
- a CDS encoding DUF3500 domain-containing protein: protein MRERSRQIDARLADDPYVGIHGSSGIERGLYRIESTGVSTEPVRKAAEKFLAALTAEQRAKTTFAVDDDEWRKWMNQHFYVRQGVGFDEMDEGQREAAFGLMRASLSADGLRLSRDIMNLNRTLGELNGDNFDEYNEWLYWITVMGEPSADQPWGWQVDGHHLIINYFVLGDQVVMTPLFVGSEPVIAESGKFKGTAIMQREQDQGLTLIRSLSPEQQDKAIIETSKDGNDNLGEAFSDNIVLDYAGIPAAKLSAEARNRLLDLIGLYVHNMREGHARVRMAEVEAHLDETHFAWIGATDEDAVFYYRIHSPVILIEFDHQRPVGIRHLVEGRAPIRQHIHAVVRTPNGNDYGKDLLRQHYERDH from the coding sequence ATGCGTGAGAGGAGTCGCCAGATCGACGCCCGGCTGGCCGACGACCCCTACGTCGGCATCCACGGCAGTTCCGGCATCGAACGCGGCCTCTACAGGATCGAGTCGACCGGCGTGTCGACCGAGCCGGTGCGCAAGGCCGCCGAGAAGTTCCTCGCGGCGCTGACGGCGGAACAACGCGCGAAGACGACGTTCGCCGTCGACGACGACGAGTGGCGCAAGTGGATGAACCAGCACTTCTACGTTCGCCAGGGCGTCGGCTTCGACGAGATGGACGAAGGGCAGCGGGAGGCTGCCTTCGGTCTGATGCGCGCCTCGCTCAGCGCGGACGGGCTCAGGCTGAGCCGCGACATCATGAACCTCAACCGCACCCTGGGCGAACTGAACGGCGACAACTTCGACGAGTACAACGAGTGGCTGTACTGGATCACCGTGATGGGCGAGCCCTCGGCCGACCAGCCCTGGGGCTGGCAGGTCGACGGCCACCACCTGATCATCAACTACTTCGTGCTCGGTGATCAGGTCGTGATGACACCGCTGTTCGTTGGTTCGGAACCGGTCATCGCCGAATCCGGCAAGTTCAAGGGCACGGCGATCATGCAGCGGGAACAGGACCAGGGGCTCACCCTGATTCGCTCCCTCTCCCCGGAGCAGCAGGACAAGGCGATCATCGAGACCTCGAAGGACGGCAACGACAACCTCGGCGAAGCGTTCAGCGACAACATCGTGCTTGACTACGCCGGCATCCCCGCCGCGAAGCTGTCAGCCGAGGCCAGGAACCGACTGCTCGACCTGATCGGCCTCTATGTCCACAACATGCGCGAGGGCCACGCCAGAGTGCGGATGGCGGAGGTCGAGGCCCATCTGGACGAGACCCACTTCGCCTGGATCGGCGCCACGGACGAGGACGCCGTCTTCTACTACCGCATTCACAGCCCGGTCATCCTGATCGAGTTCGATCACCAGCGGCCCGTCGGCATCCGGCACCTGGTCGAGGGCCGCGCGCCCATCCGGCAGCACATCCATGCCGTCGTGCGGACGCCGAACGGCAACGACTACGGCAAGGACCTGCTGCGGCAGCACTACGAGCGGGACCACTAA
- a CDS encoding amidohydrolase family protein gives MKNVTLAALLVAATTGSAVAQVAVRAGTLHTVSGAPIENAVVIAGADGRIEWVGPAAEANIPDGVDVLEAAVVTPGLVDARSVVGLSGALNSNVGPVRDQDQLERSSPLQPDLRAIDAYDANETLVEWVRSYGVTTLHTGHGPGALVSGQTMIAKTRGRNVEQATLMPVRMLAATLGNAVSSNFQSPGTSAKGIAMLRSALHGARAYLDQVRKAEEAGSAGNGESNGDGNDEEDVDAKPAPQPPPRDLSKEALGQVLDGELSLLVTANTVAEMASALRLQQEFGFDLVLDSAAESYLLLDEIREAGVPVLLHPTMSRVRNGSYETAAQLADAGIPFAIQTGFEGYVPKTRVLIWEAAIAAANGLGMERALEAVTLSPARILGIDDRVGSIEVGKDADLALFDGDPFEYTSHICGVIIESEVMSAECR, from the coding sequence TTGAAGAACGTAACGTTGGCCGCCCTGCTCGTCGCCGCGACGACGGGCTCCGCGGTCGCCCAGGTCGCGGTCCGTGCCGGCACCCTCCACACCGTGTCCGGCGCGCCGATCGAGAACGCGGTGGTCATTGCCGGCGCCGACGGCAGGATCGAATGGGTCGGCCCCGCGGCGGAGGCGAACATTCCGGACGGCGTGGACGTCCTCGAAGCCGCGGTCGTCACGCCCGGACTCGTCGACGCCCGCTCGGTCGTCGGCCTGTCCGGCGCCCTGAACAGCAACGTCGGCCCGGTGCGGGACCAGGACCAGCTCGAACGGTCGTCGCCGCTCCAGCCCGACCTGCGGGCCATCGACGCCTACGACGCGAACGAGACCCTGGTCGAGTGGGTCCGCTCGTACGGTGTAACCACGCTCCACACGGGCCACGGGCCGGGAGCCCTCGTCAGTGGCCAGACGATGATCGCCAAGACCAGGGGCCGCAACGTCGAGCAGGCCACCTTGATGCCGGTGCGGATGCTGGCAGCAACGCTCGGCAACGCGGTGTCCTCGAACTTCCAGTCGCCCGGGACGTCCGCCAAGGGGATCGCGATGCTGCGGAGCGCGCTACACGGCGCCCGGGCCTACCTCGACCAGGTACGCAAGGCGGAGGAGGCCGGCAGCGCCGGGAACGGGGAAAGCAACGGCGACGGCAATGACGAGGAGGACGTTGACGCCAAGCCCGCACCCCAGCCGCCGCCTCGCGATCTGTCGAAGGAAGCACTCGGCCAGGTGCTGGACGGCGAACTCTCCCTGCTGGTGACCGCGAACACGGTGGCCGAGATGGCCTCGGCGCTCCGTCTGCAGCAGGAGTTCGGCTTCGACCTCGTGCTCGACAGCGCCGCCGAGTCCTACCTGCTGCTCGACGAGATCCGCGAGGCAGGCGTGCCGGTCCTGCTCCACCCGACGATGAGCCGGGTCCGCAACGGTTCCTACGAGACCGCCGCCCAACTCGCCGACGCCGGCATCCCGTTCGCCATCCAGACCGGTTTCGAGGGTTACGTTCCCAAGACCCGCGTGCTGATCTGGGAAGCGGCCATCGCCGCCGCCAACGGCCTCGGCATGGAACGCGCGCTCGAGGCAGTCACCCTGAGCCCGGCCCGCATCCTCGGCATCGATGACCGCGTCGGCTCGATCGAAGTCGGCAAGGACGCCGACCTCGCCCTCTTCGACGGCGACCCGTTCGAGTACACGAGCCACATCTGCGGCGTGATCATCGAGTCGGAGGTGATGTCGGCGGAGTGCCGGTAG
- a CDS encoding YkvA family protein: MTDATDYSKEYSEESFWKKLGGFAVRAGKEVVEKALTLYYCLLDPDTPKRAKATIIGALGYFIAPFDAITDLIPVVGFSDDLGVLVLALAMVATHIKPEHREKARETLKTWFGSAAGEEDEGPHGDSSLV, from the coding sequence ATGACCGACGCAACCGACTACTCCAAAGAGTACAGCGAGGAGTCCTTCTGGAAGAAGCTGGGCGGCTTTGCCGTACGGGCGGGGAAGGAGGTCGTCGAAAAGGCGCTCACGCTGTACTACTGCCTGTTGGATCCGGATACGCCGAAGAGGGCGAAGGCAACGATCATCGGCGCGCTGGGCTACTTCATCGCGCCTTTCGACGCGATCACCGACCTGATTCCAGTCGTCGGATTCTCCGATGACCTGGGTGTCCTGGTCTTGGCTCTTGCAATGGTGGCGACACACATCAAGCCGGAGCACCGCGAGAAGGCGCGGGAGACGCTCAAGACATGGTTCGGTTCCGCAGCCGGGGAAGAGGACGAAGGGCCGCACGGCGACTCGTCACTCGTTTGA
- the djlA gene encoding co-chaperone DjlA produces MIVGLSLAASGVAAWLDVNRFVGVLIVLVVGAVVVGLVAASRASEPAEPHASAGVDGSPNDSSDLFFRAVFLVMGHLAKADGAVTHAEIRFAIGVMDRFGLAEPAREQARNLFREGASPHFEIHQALARVRLGIEEPELKVALVGIAVRAAVVDGVLHARERELLEQVCGWLGLSEAHLKALIAEARSDWHAYSGNGDPEEPRGRGGQSPGEEEQAVTADAYRLLQVDPTSSDAEIKQAWRKLMTEYHPDRLAAKGLPEDMMQYATDRTRMLTEAWEHLKRVRRI; encoded by the coding sequence GTGATCGTAGGCCTTTCTCTCGCCGCATCGGGGGTTGCGGCCTGGCTCGACGTCAATCGCTTTGTCGGTGTCTTGATCGTCCTCGTCGTCGGGGCCGTGGTGGTGGGGCTCGTCGCCGCGTCGCGAGCTTCCGAACCCGCAGAGCCGCACGCCTCCGCAGGCGTTGATGGGAGTCCCAACGACTCGTCTGATTTGTTCTTCAGGGCGGTCTTCCTGGTCATGGGTCACTTGGCGAAGGCTGACGGCGCGGTGACGCACGCCGAGATACGTTTCGCGATCGGAGTTATGGACCGGTTTGGGCTCGCCGAACCTGCACGCGAACAGGCAAGAAACCTGTTTCGAGAGGGGGCTTCGCCGCACTTCGAAATCCACCAGGCCCTGGCGCGTGTGCGGCTGGGGATCGAGGAGCCGGAACTGAAAGTTGCGCTAGTCGGTATTGCCGTGCGGGCCGCGGTGGTCGACGGGGTGCTTCACGCTCGCGAGCGGGAGCTTCTGGAACAGGTGTGTGGGTGGCTCGGTCTGTCGGAGGCCCACCTCAAAGCCCTCATCGCGGAGGCTCGCAGTGACTGGCATGCATACAGCGGCAATGGCGATCCGGAGGAACCCCGTGGCCGAGGCGGACAGAGCCCTGGTGAGGAAGAACAGGCCGTGACGGCGGATGCCTATCGGCTTCTTCAGGTCGATCCCACGTCGTCGGATGCGGAAATCAAGCAGGCTTGGCGGAAGTTGATGACCGAGTATCACCCTGACAGGCTCGCTGCGAAGGGGCTGCCAGAGGACATGATGCAGTACGCGACCGACCGAACGCGAATGCTGACCGAGGCGTGGGAGCACCTCAAGAGGGTCCGCCGAATCTGA